A single window of Fischerella sp. PCC 9605 DNA harbors:
- a CDS encoding helix-turn-helix transcriptional regulator translates to MNSGKNFTALRESLGLTQKQIADAVGLTDQTVSNWERGVNVPRLTLRQTVKLCEITKSSVEELANLFEPET, encoded by the coding sequence ATGAATTCAGGTAAAAATTTTACGGCATTAAGAGAGTCGCTAGGACTTACGCAAAAGCAAATAGCGGATGCAGTAGGTCTTACAGACCAAACTGTTTCCAATTGGGAAAGGGGAGTTAATGTACCACGCTTGACGCTAAGACAGACAGTGAAACTTTGCGAGATCACAAAGTCTAGCGTTGAAGAATTGGCTAATTTGTTTGAACCAGAAACATAA
- a CDS encoding CHAT domain-containing protein, producing the protein MRDRFILEQEWAVRPRDIRRAILDFRPNIIHFCGHGAGSQGLCFQDEAGNLQLVTGEVLADLFKNFATQIECVLLNACYSEVQADAIVQHIDYVIGMNAPINDKPAIEFAVGFYDGLAGYDPERDQLPPVEFAFNLGCNAIGLAGLSGNDPRNAVRLNAGVSVDIIPVLKKNPNIFELGCCWLKRNKVQLRLRSPLAPLKKGGTGIKVPLKKGGNCLKVPLKKGDNGGSLYVSHSFLKLV; encoded by the coding sequence ATGCGCGATCGCTTTATTCTCGAACAAGAATGGGCGGTGCGTCCAAGAGATATTCGGCGAGCGATTTTAGATTTTCGACCGAATATCATTCATTTTTGTGGGCACGGTGCGGGAAGTCAGGGTTTATGCTTTCAGGATGAGGCGGGAAATCTCCAGTTGGTGACGGGGGAGGTGCTAGCAGATTTATTTAAGAATTTTGCTACACAGATTGAGTGTGTGTTGCTTAATGCTTGTTATTCAGAAGTGCAGGCGGATGCAATTGTCCAACACATTGATTATGTGATTGGGATGAATGCGCCTATTAACGATAAACCAGCAATTGAATTTGCTGTGGGTTTTTATGATGGGTTGGCAGGTTACGATCCAGAACGGGATCAACTTCCACCTGTGGAGTTTGCTTTTAATCTTGGTTGTAATGCTATTGGATTAGCTGGGTTATCGGGCAATGATCCTCGTAATGCGGTGAGACTGAATGCTGGAGTATCAGTCGATATTATCCCTGTACTCAAAAAAAATCCTAATATTTTTGAGCTTGGATGTTGTTGGTTAAAACGCAATAAGGTTCAGTTAAGGCTGCGATCCCCCCTAGCCCCCCTTAAAAAGGGGGGAACCGGAATCAAAGTCCCCCTTAAAAAGGGGGGAAATTGTCTTAAAGTCCCCCTTAAAAAGGGGGATAATGGGGGATCTCTATATGTGTCGCATTCTTTTTTGAAATTGGTATAA
- a CDS encoding phosphodiester glycosidase family protein: MQRYLLATGTALLLLPLALYGTLHFLRPPQTNKEQILFRGITYQRYARSTPRPIMIHVVSVDLTAPGVKALVTPPMASKRDRTSARTTSEFLREFKLQLAVNASYFNAFDEKTPWNYYPHSGDRSYPIGEAISNGDRYAKTKQGWRVLCFSQNRAQILESGKCPEGTTQGVAGSEIFVEHGKPKAQIFRNPRDKPYPRMAVGIDKEGKKLWLIAVDGKQPIYSEGVKMPELAKIVMDLGVDTALNLDGGGSTTVVMATNDGAKVLNAPIHTKIPMRERPVANHLGFYAEPF, encoded by the coding sequence ATGCAACGATATTTACTAGCTACTGGTACGGCTTTACTACTATTGCCACTAGCACTTTACGGTACACTACACTTCCTACGCCCACCCCAGACTAATAAAGAGCAAATATTGTTTCGTGGCATTACCTATCAACGTTATGCCCGTTCTACACCACGTCCAATCATGATCCATGTTGTCAGTGTAGACTTGACAGCACCAGGAGTAAAAGCGCTGGTGACTCCTCCAATGGCATCAAAACGTGATAGAACTAGTGCCCGCACCACCTCAGAATTTCTGCGTGAATTCAAGCTGCAATTGGCGGTTAATGCTAGTTATTTTAATGCCTTCGATGAAAAAACTCCTTGGAATTATTATCCTCACAGTGGCGATCGCTCCTATCCCATCGGCGAGGCAATTTCTAATGGCGATCGTTATGCAAAAACCAAGCAGGGATGGCGAGTATTGTGCTTTTCCCAAAACCGCGCCCAAATCTTAGAAAGTGGTAAGTGTCCTGAAGGTACAACCCAAGGTGTTGCAGGTAGTGAGATTTTCGTTGAACATGGCAAACCAAAAGCCCAGATTTTCCGAAACCCCAGAGATAAACCATATCCGCGTATGGCTGTAGGTATTGATAAAGAAGGTAAAAAACTTTGGCTCATTGCTGTCGATGGTAAGCAACCCATCTATAGCGAAGGAGTCAAGATGCCTGAATTAGCCAAGATAGTTATGGATTTAGGTGTTGATACAGCACTTAACTTAGATGGTGGCGGTTCCACTACAGTAGTGATGGCAACAAATGATGGAGCAAAAGTGTTAAACGCTCCCATACATACTAAAATTCCTATGCGTGAGCGTCCAGTTGCTAATCACCTGGGTTTTTACGCAGAACCGTTTTAA
- a CDS encoding pentapeptide repeat-containing protein, producing MMNPGTLNFANQNLQNRSFRGRNLIGADFSNSDIRGCDFSNALLRGANFQGVKAGQTLMHLIIVVAIAIFVAIAAVHAISEMLFGILGLTPEEPAWVYNVAFFSCLGIAAVASAVRGLTGTKFIIQRIATAVSGAVSGALLALFYRGITTMGTNPEIRVKALAISLLGMAFLGFYFPRGLVAVAIGSAGLVAVYGFTFLVATTTFAYLSTYNLVWGLVWSCLLVGAIAMTIISLIQLARDITGFFATSFRGADLTDANFEGAKLGSTDFSRAIGYRG from the coding sequence ATGATGAATCCAGGCACTCTCAACTTTGCTAACCAGAATTTGCAAAATCGTTCTTTTCGGGGACGTAATCTCATTGGTGCTGATTTTAGCAATTCGGATATACGCGGTTGTGATTTTAGCAACGCCTTGCTGCGGGGAGCTAATTTTCAGGGAGTTAAGGCTGGTCAAACTCTCATGCACCTGATCATTGTAGTGGCGATCGCAATATTCGTGGCGATCGCAGCAGTCCATGCAATTAGCGAAATGTTGTTTGGCATTCTCGGTTTAACTCCGGAAGAACCAGCTTGGGTTTATAACGTTGCTTTTTTCTCTTGCTTGGGAATCGCAGCAGTAGCTTCAGCTGTTAGAGGTTTGACTGGCACTAAATTTATCATCCAACGCATCGCTACAGCAGTTTCGGGAGCAGTTTCAGGAGCATTACTAGCTTTGTTTTATCGCGGTATCACCACAATGGGAACTAATCCGGAAATTCGAGTTAAAGCTTTGGCTATATCCTTATTAGGAATGGCATTTCTCGGCTTTTATTTTCCCAGGGGATTGGTAGCAGTTGCAATTGGCAGCGCAGGGTTAGTAGCGGTATATGGATTTACATTTTTAGTGGCAACAACAACATTCGCATACTTAAGCACCTACAACCTAGTTTGGGGATTGGTATGGAGTTGCTTGTTGGTAGGAGCGATCGCCATGACAATAATTTCCCTGATTCAACTTGCTAGAGATATTACAGGCTTCTTCGCCACATCTTTTCGCGGTGCTGACTTAACCGATGCTAATTTTGAGGGTGCGAAACTTGGCAGCACAGATTTTTCTAGGGCAATAGGTTATCGAGGTTAG